The DNA region CCGTGAGGCGGGTGATGGTGCGGTCCACGCCGTGCAGCGCAACGCGCAGCGGCACGCCCTCACGGGCCCAACCCGCGACCAGTTCGAAGGCAGGTCCGACAATCCGGACCAGGTGCCCGCCGTTGACGCGACAGAGGTGGGCCTCGACCGCGCGGCAGTAGGCGCCGATGTCGGTGGTGGCGTCGGCGGGCGGCGCCGCGGGCGCGTCATGACGACTCATGATCGCGCGCCCTCCAGCAACCACTCGACGTCGCCGCCGTGCACGAGCACCTCGGCCGATGCCGCGACCTGCACGCGGAGGGCACCGGCGTCGTCGATCCCGCGGGCGCGGCCACTGTGCGTCACGCCGTGATGATGCCAGCGGACTGGCGTGCCGTCGACGCTCGGCGCGGCGGCCAGCCAGGCCTCGCGCACCCGCGCCACGTCGCCGGCGGCCAGTGCCATCGTGCCGGCCGCGAGCCGCCCCAGCAGCGCCTCCACCACCTGGCTCGCCATGGCGAGCGAACCACCCGCCAGCGGACCGGCAAGCTCCTCGAGGGTGATCATCCGCGCCGCGACGTCGGGCGGCGCCTCGGCCGGACGCACGTTGATGCCGATGCCGAGCACCACGCTCCGCAGCACGCCGCCGTCGCTGGAACCCTCGGCGAGGATGCCCGCGAGCTTGCGCCACCGAGGGCCGGCGCCCTGAGGGGGCCCGCCGTGTCCGGCCGAAGCGGGAGGCGCGAAGGCGGACTCCCCTGTTCCCGAATCCCGCTTCCCGCTTCCCGCTTCTCCCCTGACCATGACGTCGTTGGGCCACTTCAGTTCGACCGGGACGTCGCAGACGTCGCGCACCGCTTCGACCACGGCGACGCCGGCCATCAGCGTGACGAGCGACGAGGCCGGCGAGGCCGGGTCCTGGCGCATGGCAGGCCAACGGTCCGGACGCAGCAACGTCGACACGTAGAGGCCGTGCGCCGCGGGCGAATGCCAAGCGGCGCCGCGACGGCCACGGCCGGCAGTCTGCTCCGCGGCAATCACGGTGTAGCCCTCCGGCGCGCCTTCTGCGGCGGCGCGCGCCACGTCGTCGTTGGTGGAACCGGTGGTGGCCCGCACCGACACGTGCCGCGCGAAGGCGTCGCCATGCGTGGCAGCGCGCTCGACGCCTGCACGCACCGCCTCCAGCCAGGCGTCGAGGGACGCGCTCACGGGGCGGGCGCGATCTTGAAGCTGAGGTCGACCGCAGGCGCCGAGTGGGTCAGCGCGCCGACCGACACGAAGTCGGCGCCCGTCGCCGCGATCGCCGGGATGCGATCCAGGGTGACGCCGCCCGACACCTCGATCTGGGCGCGCCCCCTGGCGCGGCGCACCGCCTCGGCAAGCGTCGCGAGGTCCATGTTGTCGGCCAGGATGCGCGTGGCGCCTGCGCCGAGGGCGACGTCGAGTTCCTCGAGCGTGCGCACCTCGACTTCGATGCTCATGTCGAGGCCTGCGTCGCGCATCCGCTGCAACGCCACGGCGACACCACCGGCCAGGGCGATGTGGTTGTCCTTGATCAGGATGCCGTCGTCGAGTGCGAAGCGATGGTTCGTGCCGCCGCCCGCCCGGACGGCGTACTTCTCCAGCACGCGCAGCGTCGGCGTCGTCTTGCGCGTGTCGAGGATGGTGAGCGAGGAGCCGGCGGCGGCTTCCACGTAGCGGCGCGTCACGGTGGCGATGCCGGACATGCGCTGCAGGTAGTTGAGGGCCGTCCGCTCGGCGGTGAGCAGCGCGCGCGCCCGTCCGGTGACCTCGGCCACCAGCGTACCGGCGGGACACCAGGCCCCGTCGTCGTGGTGACGGACCATCGTCGACGCGGGATCGAGCTGCAGGAACGTCTCCTCGGCGACGTCGAGCCCGGCGATCACGCAGTCCTGCTTGGCCAGCAACCGACCGACGCCACGCTGGTGCTCCTCGATGGTCCCCTCGGTGGTCGCATCGCCCCAACCGAGGTCCTCGGCCAGGGCGCGGCGCACGAGTTCGCGGTAGAGCGCGCGATCGAGGGGCACCGGAGGCGACGTCACGCGCCGACCTCCTTCGGGCTCGGCTCGAGCTCGCCGAGTTCGACCGTCGCCGTGCGGGCCTCGCCCTCGCTGGTGCGCACCTGCTGCACGAACCCCGAGGCCGCGACGTCGGTGCGCGCCGCCTCGAAGGCCGCCAGATCGGCCGCCGGCGCCGTGACGTGGAAGTCCACCACGGGCGTGCGGAGCGGCTTCTTCGCCTCGGACTTGGTGCGGCGGATCTCGCCGAGCGCCCAGGATGCCATCGCGAGGGCCTCCTCGCCGGCCGCGTCGCCCGCCCCGCCGAGCGACGCCAGCACGCCGTCGGCCGAGGGCCACGCCGCGCGATGCACCGACCCCTCCTTCCACCACGACCACACTTCCTCGGTGACGTAGGGCAGGAACGGCGCGAACAGCCGCAGCAGCGTGTCGAGCACCACGAGCATGGCGGCGTTGGCCGACGCCTGGCCCTCGGTGCCGAGGTCGCCATAGCGGCGCGCCTTCACGAGCTCGAGATAGTTGTCGCAGAAGTCCCAGAAGAACTGCTCGGAGCGCTCGAGGGCCCGCGTGTAGTTGTAGTCCTCGAGGTCCTGCGTGGCCTCGCCGACCAGCGCCGCCAGGCGCGTCAGCAGGCCGCGATCGACCGCCGCGGTGATGGCACCGGTCGGCTCGGTGCGGGCCAGCGCGAACTTGGCCGCGTTGAGCAGCTTCATGGCGAGCCGACGGCCGACCCGCATCTGGCCCGTGTCGAAGGCCGTGTCGGCGCCCGGCCGGCCGCTGGCCGCCCAGTAACGCACCGCGTCGGAGCCGTGCTCCTCGAGCAGGCCCATCGGCGTCACCACGTTGCCCTTCGACTTGGACATCTTCTTGCGGTCGGGATCGAGCACCCAGCCGGAGATCGCCGCGTGCTTCCAGGGCAGCACGTCGTGGCCGAGGTGGGCGCGCAGCACCGTCGAGAAGAGCCACGTGCGGATGATGTCGTGGGCCTGCGGGCGCAGGTCCAGCGGGAACACGCGCCCGAAGAAGTCCTCGTCGTCGCCCCACTGCGCCACGATCTGCGGCGTCAGCGAGGACGTCGCCCACGTGTCCATCACGTCGGGGTCGCCCACGAAGCCGCCCGGCACGCCACGCTGCGCGGCGTCGTAGCCGGGCGGCACGTCGGTCGACGGGTCCATCGGCAGCTGTGCCTCGGAGGGCAGGATCGGCTGGTCGTAGCGCACCGTGCCGTCCGGCGCGATCGGGTACCACACGGGGAACGGCACGCCGAAGAAGCGCTGCCGCGAGATGCACCAGTCGCCGTTCAGGCCCTCGACCCAGTTCTCGAAGCGCGCCCGCATGTAGGACGGGTGCCACTCGAGCTCGCGGCCGCGCGCGATGAGCGCGTCGCGGTGCGGCATCGTGCGGATGAACCACTGTCGGCTCGTGACGATCTCGAGCGGGCGATCGCCCTTCTCGAAGAACTTCACCGCGTGCGTGATCGGCCGCGGCTCGCCGATCAGGTCGCCCGACTCCTTGAGCTGCTCGACCAGCCGCGTCCGGGCCTGCGACGCGCCACGCCCCACCAGCGGCGCATACGCGGCCTCGGCGCGCGCCACGTCCACCGACGGCCACTGCTCGCTGCCGAAGACAATCGGGCGCAGCGTGCCGTTGGCCTCGATGATCGAGCGCACCGGCAGGTTCAGCTCACGCCACCAGATCACGTCGGTGAGGTCGCCGAACGTGCAGATCATCGCGATGCCGGTGCCCTTCTCGGGATCGGCGAGATGGTGCGGCCGAATCGGCACCTTGACGCCGAACAGCGGCGAGATCACCTCGGTGCCGAACAGCGGCTGGTAGCGGGCGTCGTCGGGATGCGCGACGAGGGCGACGCAGGCGGGGATCAGCTCCGGGCGGGTCGTGTCGATCTCGACGAAGCCCTGGCCGTCGGCGCGCGCGAACCGGATCTTGTGGTACGCGCCGGGCATCTGCCGGTCCTCGAGCTCGGCCTGCGCGACGGCGGTGCGGAAGTCCACGTCCCACAGCGTCGGCGCCTCGAGCTGGTAGGCCTGGCCCTTCTCGAGCAGGCGGAGGAACGCCAGCTGCGAGATCTTCTGCGCCCGCTTGCCGATGGTCGCGTAGGTCATCGACCAGTCCACCGACAGGCCGAGGTACCTCCAGAGGTGCTCGAAGGCCTTCTCGTCCTCTTCGGTCAGGCGCGTGCAGAGCTCGATGAAGTTCGGCCGCGACACCGAGATCGGCTGCTTGCCCGGCGTGGCCGGCGGCTCGAAGGCGGGCTCGTACGGCAGCGACGGATCGCAGCGCACGCCGTAGTAGTTCTGGACGCGACGCTCGGTGGGCAGGCCGTTGTCGTCCCAGCCCATCGGGTAGCAGACGGCGAAGCCCCGCATCCGCTTGTAGCGGGCGATGGCGTCGGTGTGCGTGTAGGAGAAGACGTGCCCCACGTGCAGCGAGCCGCTGACCGTCGGGGGCGGCGTGTCGATGGCGTAGACCTCCTCGCGCGGGCGCGTCCGGTCGAACCGGTAGACGCCTTCCGCCTCCCACCGGGCTTGCCATTTCGCTTCGAGGCCCTCGAGGGCCGGCTTCTCGGGAACACGGTAGGACGGGGACGACGCCTCGGACATCACCCGACGATCGTAGGGGGTGCCCCCTTGCGGCCGCAAGGGGGCGGCGTGGCGCCGCCGGGACGGATCAGCGCGCGCCGGCCTTGATCCTGGCGATTTCCTCGGAGATCAGCCGTTCGGCGACGTCGAGCACGCGGCGGGTGACCTCCTCGCGCAGCACCTTGTCGGTCAGGCGCGCGACCACCCGGCTGGCCACCTCCTCGATGAAGGCGTCGGTGATAACCCCGCCACCGGCCGCCGTGGCCGCCGGCGGGCCGACCGCCGCCGGGCCTTCCCCGCGCTCCTCGGCGAGGATGGCGGAGAACGCGCTCGCAAGCGACGACGAGGGCGCCGCCGCGGGGGCGGGTGCAGCAGCGGGCTCGTCGGCGTCTGCCCGAGCCTCGACGGGCGCGGCCGCGTCGGGGCCGTCGGCCAGGAACTCGACGCGAGCCAGCCCGGCTCGTCCCTGGCGGGCCGCCAGGTGCTGATCCAGGCGCGACGCGTAGGTGTCGACCCCGGGAGCCAGCGTGGCGGCCGGACCTTCGGCCGGCGGGGCGGCGCTGCCGGCGCGCGGCGGCGCGAACTCGCCGAGCGACTCGCCCCGCTCCCCGCCGAGCATCCGCTTGACCAGCGACACGACCTGCTGCGGCTCGAACGGCTTCACGAGCACGGCGTCGGCCTGGCAGGCCTCGGCACGCCGGTCGTCGATCGGCTCGAAGGCGCCGGTCATGAGCACCACGGGCACCTGGGACAGCGACGCCTGGCCGCGCACCCAGGCCGCCACGTCGTAGCCGTCGCGGGCCGGCATCGTCGTGTCAGCCAGGATCACGTCCGGCTTGTTGCCCGCGCCGAGGTAGCCCACCACCTCGTCGCCGTCGCTGAACGAGACGACCTTGAACCCCTCGTCGGCGAAGGTCAGCTCGATCACGCGCTGGACCGTGACACTGTCATCGGCCAGCAACAGCGTGTAGCTCATGGGGCTGAGCGTAGTCACGCCGGAGAGCAGCCGTCAAGCACGGGCGGAACTCGGGGCGCCCCGTCCTCGTCGATTCACGCGGCGCTCACGGGGCGCGCCGGCCCCTCCGGAGCCGGATTGTCGCCCCGCCGGGGCGGCGGCGTGATGTTCGGCCCCCGCTCCTTCCAACGTTCTGCAGGTGTCGGGCCGTGCACGCCTGCGGCCCACGGAGCCTCCCATGCGTCTGGTCCTCAAAATCGTCGGTGTCCTGGCCGTCTGTCTCGTCGTGATTGCCGCCGGCGGCTACTCCTATCTCCTGCTCGCCTACCCCAAGGTCGGCGACGCGCCGGTCCTGAAGGCCGAGGCGTCTCCGGAGCGCATCGCCCGCGGCAAGTACCTGGCCGACCACGTCGCGGTGTGCACCGATTGCCACAGCCAGCGCGACTGGAGCCGTTACGCCGGGCCCATCAAGCCCGACACCTACGGCGCCGGTGGAGAGGTCTGGGACGAGACGGTGGGTTTCCCGGGCCGCCTCGTGGCGCGCAACATCACCCCAGCCAACCTCGCCTCGTGGAGCGACGGCGAGATCGTGAGGGCGTTCACCGAGGGCGTGTCGCGCGACGGCACCCCGCTGTTCCCGCTGATGCCCTACACCTCGTACGGCAAGTTCATGGCGCGCGAGGACGCGCTCGCCATCGTGGCGTACCTCCGCACCATCCCCTCGCGCTCGCAGCAGATCGCCGACCGCCGCCTGCACTTCCCGCTGCCGCTGATCGTGCGGACGATGCCGACGCCGGCCGCCACCACGACCGCACGGCCCGATCCGTCGGACCCCGTCGCCTACGGCCGCTACCTGGTGAACATCGCCGGCTGCGCCGACTGCCACACGCCGACCGACGCACGCAAGGCGCCCCTGCCGGACATGCGGCTGGCCGGCGGCCAGGAGTTCCCGCTGCCCAACGGGCTGATCGCGCGATCGGCCAACCTCACGTCCGACGCGACGACGGGCCTCGGCGGCTGGAGCGAGGATCAGTTCATCGAGAAGTTCAAGGCGTACGCCGATGGCACGCCGCACGTGCCGGTGACGACCCGGGACTTCAACACGCCGATGCCGTGGCAGTCGTACTCGGGGATGACCCGCGACGATCTCGCGGCGATCTTCGCGTACCTCAAGACGGTGCCGGCGATCCGCCACCAGGTGGAGAAGGTCGGCCGGCAGGCGGCGGCGACGAACGAGTAAGAAGGGGAGAAGAGCAGAAGGCAAACCGGGAAGGAACAAGGACCGCAAGGCGAAGAAGGCAGCACAAGGTTCCTTTCTCCTTCCCGCTCTGCCTTCTTTCCTTCTACGCTTCTACTCTTCTTTCCTTGCTCTTCCTGATGACGTCGACGATGGCCTGCATCGAGGTGCCGGGCAGGAAGACGCCCCCGATGCCGATCTCGCGCAGGCGCGGGACGTCCTGGTCCGGGATGATCCCGCCGACCAGCACCAGCACGTCGTCGAGGCCCTCGGCCTTCAGGAGCGACATCAGCCGCGTGCACACGTGCATGTGAGCGCCCGAGAGGATCGACAGGCCAATGACGTCGGCATCCTCCTGCAGGGCTGCCGAGACGATCTGCTCGGGCGACTGGCGCAGCCCGGTGTAGATGACCTCCATGCCGGCGTCACGCAGCGCGCGCGCGATCACCTTCGCGCCACGGTCGTGACCGTCGAGGCCCGGCTTGGCGATCACCACTCGGATGGGACGGTCAGTCATGCTGGTCGGCCTTCTGCATTCGGCCTGCGGCCTTCGACATCATCGCTCCGGCATCATCGCGCCTGCCCTGAGCGATGTCGAAGGGCATCGCGGCATTCGGCGCGCTCAGAATTCGGTGCGCTCGGTGTACTCCCCCCACACCTCACGCAGCGCGTCGCACATCTCGCCCACCGTCGCGTAGGCGCGCACCGCGTCGAGGAGCGGTTCCATGATCGGGCCGGTGCCCCGCGCGGCCGTGCGAAGCGCCTCGAGTGAGGCCGCCACCGCGCCGGCATCGCGCTGCGCCTTGATGCGCACCAGCGCCGCCAGTTGCGTGTCGGCCACCGTGTCGTCGATGTAGAGGATCTCGAGCGGCGGCTCGTGGTCCGCGACGAAGGCGTTGACCCCGACGACGACCTTGCGTCCGGTGTCGACGGCCTGCTGGAACCGGTAGGCGCTCTCGGCGATCTCCCGCTGCGGGAAGCCCGCCTCGATGGCCGCCACCATGCCGCCCATGGCGTCGATGCGGTCGAAGTAGGCGAGCGCCTCGGCCTCGATGTCGTCGGTCAGCTTCTCCACGTACCACGAACCGCCCAGCGGGTCGACCACGTTGGCCACGCCGCTCTCGTACGCGATCACCTGCTGCGTCCGCAGCGCGAGCGTCGCCGCTTCCGTGGTGGGCAGCGCCAGTGCCTCGTCGAGCGAATTGGTGTGCAGCGAGTTGGTGCCGCCGAGCACGCCGGCCAGCGCCTGGATGGCGGTGCGGACGACGTTGTTGTACGGCTGCTGCGCGGTCAGCGACACGCCGGCGGTCTGGGTGTGGAAGCGCAGTTGCCAGGCCTTCTCGTGGCGCGCGCCGAACCGCTCGCGCATGACGCGCGCCCAGATCCGCCGCGCCGCCCGGTACTTGGCGATCTCCTCGAAGAAGTCGTTGTGGGCGTTGAAGAAGAACGACATCCGCGGCACGAAGGCATCGACGTCGAGGCCGGCCGCCACGCCCCACTGCACGTACTCGATGCCGTCGCGCAGCGTGAAGGCGAGCTCCTGAGCCGCGGTCGCGCCGGCCTCCCGGATGTGGTACCCGCTCACCGAGATCGTGTTCCAGCGCGGCACGTGCTCGCCGCAGAAGCGGAAGGTGTCGACGATCAGCCGCATCGAGGGGCGCGGCGGATAGATGTACTCCTTCTGGGCGATGAACTCCTTGAGGATGTCGTTCTGGAGGGTGCCGTTGAGGCGCGACCAGGGCACGCCCTGCCGCTCGGCGACGACCAGGTACATCGCCAGCAGCATCGGGGCCGGCGAGTTGATGGTCATCGAGGTGCTCACCGCACCGAGGTCGATGCCGTCGAACAACGCCTCCATGTCGGCGAGCGTGACGACGCTCACGCCGCACTTGCCGACCTCGCCGAGCGACAGCGGATGGTCCGGGTCGCGGCCCATCAACGTCGGCAGGTCGAAGGCGACACTCAGGCCGGTGCCGCCGGCCGCGAGCAGGTCCTTGTAGCGTCGGTTCGTGTCGGCCGCCGTGCCGAAGCCCGCGAACTGGCGCATCGTCCACAGCTTGCCGCGATAGCCCGAGGCGTGGATGCCGCGCGTGTAGGGGTAAGCGCCGGGCTCACCGATATCGCGCGCGTGATCGCGACCCGCCGCGTCCTCAGGGCCATAGACGGGCGCCACCTCGCGGCCGCTCACCGAGGTGAACTCGCGGGCCGGCTCCGCGGCCACGCCGACCTCCCTTCCCGCGACAGTCGTCACCCGGTCACCTTCACGCCGGTCAGCTTGCGCGGCGCGTCGTCGCCGTTGCCGGCCTTGACCTCGATGAGGAAGTCGCCGGCCGGCAGGCTGGCCAGCGGGATCTCGGCCTCGTGCGTGAACGGACTGCCGGCCGGGGCCGGCCGGACGACGAGCGCGCTCATGCCGTCGCCGGTGCGGCTCATCAGCCGGATCGCCGGGGCGCCGCCCGAGACGTGCACGCGCAGCAGCAGCTTCTCGGTGCGGCTGAAGGCGCGCGCCGCGGTCGGCTGCGCAGTCGCGGCGCCGGCCAGCGCCTGCAGGTCGCGCGCCGTACGGGCCCGGAACAGCGCGGGCGTGCCGACCACGATCGGCTCCTTGCTGAAGTCGGGCACGGCCAGGTCGAGCATGTCCGATCCGAGGACGCTGCCCGACCCGCCCTCCATCTGCACCTTCACCTGCGCCGCGCCCGGGGCGATGAGGAACGAGGCCTGGCCCCCACCCGGCGACGGCACCGCCGTCGTCGGGGCGGCAGGCACCTTGCCCCGGTACACGGGGCCGTCCTTCTCGTTGACGGCCATGACGGTCACCTGCGACACCGGCTCCCCGCCTGGCGCGGCCTGGCCGGGCGCGCCGGTGACCGGCTCCCACGAGAAGAGCACCTTCGTCTTGCCGCTCGGGTCGGGCGCGTAGCCGACCCAGGTGCGCACGCTGCGCGCCCGCGCCACCTTGTCGATCTCCGACAGCGCGCCCTGCACGTCGGGCGGCGGCCCGGCCTTGGGCGCGGCCATCGCCGTCGCCGCCTCGTCGGGCCTGAGCGCCCAGTAGCCGCGTCGGGCGCGGACCTCGATGCCCGGCCGCTTGACGCGCACCTTGATCTGGTGGAAGCGCCCGTCGGTCGGCGCCGCCGACGAGGAGTACCCGAGCAGGTAGTAGGCGCTGGCGTCGCGTAGCATCTGCGCGAGCCCGCCACCGAGGTCGTTGCGGTTGACGATCGCGCGGCCGTCGGTCTCGTCGGCCATGACGCGGAGCGACTCCTGCGTCTGGCGCAGCGAGGCGGCGTCCATGGTGAGGCCGACGCCTTCGTTGATGTCGAACTCGAACCCGGCCAGGCCGCGGGGGTCGAGCATGTAGAGCGACACGTTGTTGCGGTTGGCGTCGGTGGTGACGTCGCGCATCAGCATGCGGATGTCCATGTCGCCGAAGAACCGGTCGCGGTCGACGGCCATCGCGGCCAGCGGGTCCACCGACGCGTCGCCGGTCAACGCCGAGGTGCCACGCCCGACGATGCCGCTCTGCGCGTTGTTGCCACGCAGTTGCGGCGGCACGAAGTCGGTGTAGCCCTCGCTCACCACGATCACCGTCTTGCGGCCCTCGCGCATGCCGCCGAGGCGCGTCATCAGGCCGCGCAACGCCGACAGGCTCACCTGGTTGCGGATCTTCTCGACCACCTGCGTGGGGTAGTTGGCGTACTGCTCCTCGAAGATGTTGCGTGGCGGGATGTACTGGTACTTGCGCCCCTGCCAGCTCAGGATCTGCTGGATGACCGCCTTCTTGTTGCGCGTGAAACTGACCGCGCGCAGCGGATCGAGCGGGTACATCATCGCGATCATGTCGAGCGGCCCGACCTGCGTCTCGATGAACTTGACCAGCGGCTCCTTCACCGCGAGGCTCGCCCCGAGGCGCACGTGGTAGTCGTCGAAGAAGATGACGAACAGCCGCACGTCGTCGCGACGCGCCTCCGACTCCTCGGCATAGATCGAGTTGATCTCGCGCGGCTCGGCCTCACCCGGCGGCGGGTTGCCGTCGACGCGCACCAGCTTGAACGTCTCGATGGCCTGCGCCTGGCCGTCCTCGAGCACCTCGAAGTCGTCGCGCGACAGGTCGGCGACCGGCCGCCCCTGCTTGTCGGTGACGATGGCGTCGACGCGGACGAAGTTGATGCCCGTGCGGAAGGTCGGCTGCGAGGCGTTCGGGTCCTGCGGGTCGGTGCCCGGTGCCGGTGGCTGGCCGGCGGGGGCCTGCGTGGCGGGAGGGGTGCCAGCCCGCGACTGCCCGCCCGACGCCCCCGCAGGGCGCCCCTGCGCGGGTGGCGCAGAGGACTGTTGCGCGGCGACACCGGCGAGCGAGGCCGAGAGCAGGCCGCTGACGATGGCGACGCGGGCTCGGGATGCGTCCAGCGAACGCACCCGGCGGGCAAGGGTCCTGATCATGCGTGGCAGTGATGATAGCATCACGAATCGAGGCATCTCCGGTGCGGAACTGTTCCTCTTTCGACGCCCGTCCGTGGCTTGTCGGTCGGATCCGCGCCCCCCACCGCTGAGGACGATCCGTGACCACGCCCGCGCTCGACATGCCCCCGGCCCTGACCTCGCTGACCGAGGACGAGCGACTCCTCCGCCAGAGCGTCCGCGAGTTCGCCGCCCAGGAACTCGCCCCCCGCGCGCGCGCCATGGACGAGGCCGCCCGGCTCGACCCTGCCCTGCTGCCACGGCTGTTCGGGATGGGCCTGATGGGGGTCGAGGTGCCGGAGCGCCATGGCGGGGGCGGCGGCACCTTCTTCCACTCGGTGCTCGTGGTCGAGGAACTGTCGCGGGTCGACCCGGCCGTCGGGGTGCTCGTCGACGTCCAGAACACGCTGGTCGTCAACGCGCTGCTCCGCTGGGGGAACGACGAGCAGCAACGCGCCTGGCTGCCCCGCCTCGCCGCCGACGCGGTCGGGGCGTACGCGCTCTCGGAGGCCGGCTCGGGCAGTGACGCCTTCGCGCTCACCACGCGTGCGACGGCCGACGCCGACGGGTACGTCATCGACGGTCGCAAGCTCTGGATCACCAACGCGGCCGAGGCGTCGCTGTTCATCGTGTTCGCGACGCTCGACCCGGCGGCCGGCTACAGGGGCATCACGGCATTCCTGGTCCCCCGCGACACGCCCGGCCTGGCCGTCGGCAAGAAGGAGGACAAGCTGGGCATCCGCGCCAGCAGCACCTGCGAGCTCGTGTTCGAGCGGTGCCGGGTGCCCGCGTCGGCGGTGCTCGGCGAGGTCGGCAAGGGCTACAAGGTGGCGATCGAGACGTTGAACGAGGGACGCATCGGCATCGGCGCACAGATGGTCGGCCTGGCGCAGGGCGCGCTCGACCACGCCATCGCGTACACGAAGCAGCGCAAGCAGTTCGGCAAGGCGATCGCCGACTTCC from Luteitalea sp. TBR-22 includes:
- a CDS encoding VWA domain-containing protein, whose product is MIRTLARRVRSLDASRARVAIVSGLLSASLAGVAAQQSSAPPAQGRPAGASGGQSRAGTPPATQAPAGQPPAPGTDPQDPNASQPTFRTGINFVRVDAIVTDKQGRPVADLSRDDFEVLEDGQAQAIETFKLVRVDGNPPPGEAEPREINSIYAEESEARRDDVRLFVIFFDDYHVRLGASLAVKEPLVKFIETQVGPLDMIAMMYPLDPLRAVSFTRNKKAVIQQILSWQGRKYQYIPPRNIFEEQYANYPTQVVEKIRNQVSLSALRGLMTRLGGMREGRKTVIVVSEGYTDFVPPQLRGNNAQSGIVGRGTSALTGDASVDPLAAMAVDRDRFFGDMDIRMLMRDVTTDANRNNVSLYMLDPRGLAGFEFDINEGVGLTMDAASLRQTQESLRVMADETDGRAIVNRNDLGGGLAQMLRDASAYYLLGYSSSAAPTDGRFHQIKVRVKRPGIEVRARRGYWALRPDEAATAMAAPKAGPPPDVQGALSEIDKVARARSVRTWVGYAPDPSGKTKVLFSWEPVTGAPGQAAPGGEPVSQVTVMAVNEKDGPVYRGKVPAAPTTAVPSPGGGQASFLIAPGAAQVKVQMEGGSGSVLGSDMLDLAVPDFSKEPIVVGTPALFRARTARDLQALAGAATAQPTAARAFSRTEKLLLRVHVSGGAPAIRLMSRTGDGMSALVVRPAPAGSPFTHEAEIPLASLPAGDFLIEVKAGNGDDAPRKLTGVKVTG
- a CDS encoding acyl-CoA dehydrogenase, producing the protein MPPALTSLTEDERLLRQSVREFAAQELAPRARAMDEAARLDPALLPRLFGMGLMGVEVPERHGGGGGTFFHSVLVVEELSRVDPAVGVLVDVQNTLVVNALLRWGNDEQQRAWLPRLAADAVGAYALSEAGSGSDAFALTTRATADADGYVIDGRKLWITNAAEASLFIVFATLDPAAGYRGITAFLVPRDTPGLAVGKKEDKLGIRASSTCELVFERCRVPASAVLGEVGKGYKVAIETLNEGRIGIGAQMVGLAQGALDHAIAYTKQRKQFGKAIADFQGVQFQLARAAMEVESARLLVYNAARLRDAKQPFLTEAAMGKLLASEVAERTASLAINLFGGYGFVKDAPVEKLYRDAKIGQIYEGTSNLQLQTIAKALLA